ATGCTCACACTCTTGATACCGTATTGTGAGAACAGATCCAATGCCGTCGTCATAACTTGTTCTTTTGTCATATTTATTTTTTTGAATCACTTGCCATTATGCTCGGTGACAAAGATCTGCCTAATTTAGAAAACTCAAAAGGTTTATTCTGTTACAGGATTGGTTTGAAACGAAAGGAGTATTTTCTGTTTTGGGCTATATAGGGAGGAAAACTGTGTGAATTGGTGAAAAATGAAACAAACTTCTTTGATCGAATATAAAAATGTCTATCTTTGTGCAGACTATAATGATGAGTAAAATATAAAATTATGGAAAATCTCCCTTTGATAAAGTTTGCTGAGTTAAATAAGGGTATAATAATCCGCGATAGTTTCCAGGATATTTTTCTGATAGCCGATATTGATGGCAATCAGGGTGTGGACGACCAGGAAGTGTATGAACATACTATGCCGATGCGGTTGGATGCATTATTGATGGTCTTAGTGCTGGAAGGATCTTCTGAAATAGCGCTGGACTATGTACCTTATACTATAGAAAGCAATAGTTTTACTATTATTATGCCGACGCATACGATACAGCTTAGTAAGATTAGTAAGGATTTTAAAGGGAAATTACTGGTTATTTCGCGTGAGTTTCTCGATGAGTGCAATACGGCGAAACGTAGTCCATCGATGGCTAATTATATGCAACTGAGGAAAAATCCATGCACTACTTTTGAACCACAGGAAACTGAGTTGGTAGACAATTACATCGAGTTGTTAAGGAGTAAAATAAAGAACCGGGCTCATTTTTTTCAGAAAGAAGTGATGCAGAACTCTTTTGTCGGATTCCTTCTGGAGATAGCCAATATATTTATGGGAAAAAAAGATGGTCTGTTAATGCCGGCTCTTTCCCGCAAAGAAGAACTTTTCGAACAGTTCCTTCAATTGCTGTTTGAACATTGTAAGGAGCAGCATGTGGTTACTTTCTATGCAGAGAAGCTTTTTATCACTCCGCAATATCTGTCTTTGATCTTAAAGGAACTGACCGGAAAATCTGCTAATAAATGGATTGACGATGCTTTGATCGTTGAGGCGAAGATCTTGTTGAAAGCTCCGCAGGCAACGGTACAGCAAGTCGCAGACATTCTTCATTTTTCCGATCAGTCTACGTTTGGTAAATTCTTTAAAAAGCATATGGGTATTTCTCCGATGGAATACCGCAAGTCTTAATATTTTCCTCTTTTATCTTTGGCGGAATTTATACCAGTTGATCAATTCTATAACTCCATAGAAGATACTGGCTACGCCAAAGATTACAAATGTGTTCGCCGCAGCTCCGAACGGATAGGCGATGATCATAATACCTGTCAATAAAATCAATGCAGGCATGATGTAGAAACCAAACGGCACTGTACTCCATTTGCGGGCAGATACCAGCATGGCTATTTGCTGAATTCCGGCAATAACCAGTAACGCTCCCAGGATATACATTAATATATTGACAAAAAACTCCGGCATGATCACAAGCCATGCTCCGAATAAAATACTTCCGGCGCCGTCGATAGGGAACATAGGAGAGGGTTCACCTTCCACTTTCTCCCGTGTGAAATAGTTCAACAAAGAAAACAGGCCGGGTATGATGAAGCAGATACCTATGGCAATAACCAAATAGGTAATGGCAGCTTCCGGCCATAAGACCAGTACAAATCCT
This is a stretch of genomic DNA from Parabacteroides chongii. It encodes these proteins:
- a CDS encoding HdeD family acid-resistance protein, coding for MKKINNSVLRSAFAMILGFVLVLWPEAAITYLVIAIGICFIIPGLFSLLNYFTREKVEGEPSPMFPIDGAGSILFGAWLVIMPEFFVNILMYILGALLVIAGIQQIAMLVSARKWSTVPFGFYIMPALILLTGIMIIAYPFGAAANTFVIFGVASIFYGVIELINWYKFRQR
- a CDS encoding helix-turn-helix domain-containing protein — its product is MENLPLIKFAELNKGIIIRDSFQDIFLIADIDGNQGVDDQEVYEHTMPMRLDALLMVLVLEGSSEIALDYVPYTIESNSFTIIMPTHTIQLSKISKDFKGKLLVISREFLDECNTAKRSPSMANYMQLRKNPCTTFEPQETELVDNYIELLRSKIKNRAHFFQKEVMQNSFVGFLLEIANIFMGKKDGLLMPALSRKEELFEQFLQLLFEHCKEQHVVTFYAEKLFITPQYLSLILKELTGKSANKWIDDALIVEAKILLKAPQATVQQVADILHFSDQSTFGKFFKKHMGISPMEYRKS